The following nucleotide sequence is from Deltaproteobacteria bacterium.
ATCAGCCCCGGGCCGCCGCCGGTAATCACCGAAAACCCCGCCTTTGAAATCGCTTTGGCTGTCTCATGGGTCAGGCGATAGAAGCGGGAGGAGGGTTGCGCGCGGGCCGAACCCCACAGACAGACCGCCGGGCCGATCCCTTTGAGCGCCTCGAAGGCGTCCACGAATTCGGCCATGATCCGAAAGACCCGCCAGGTCTCTTTGGCGACAAATTCCTCGTCGGTCAGGATTTTTTTCACCTTTCCCATCGTAGCACGGGTGAATCGGGTACAGCCATCATTTTTCACATTGCCCAAAAATCAGCATCGCGGTAACTGTCTGGGCGACAGTTACCATCATCATGTCAATATCCACTTTGCAAATCAAAATGCTCCGCAGGCTGTTGCAGACCGGCACGGAAGGTGAAATCGCGCACGCGGCGGAAAAAATCCACCCGGCCGACATCTCGCTTCTTTTTTCCGAACTCGGCGACACGGAAACCAGGCGGCTTATCAATTCGCTCTGCCTTATCGCCAAGGCGGGGCAGACCCTTCGCGAACTGCCGGAGTTCATGCTTCCCGATATTCTGGAGCAGATCGAGGACCAAAAACTGGCGGCGATCCTTTCCCGTCTCGATCCCTCGGAGGCCTTCTTTTTCTTCGAACACCTGCCGGAGGCGCGCGGTAAAAACCTTCTGGAATTTTTGCCCGAACCGCAAAAAGAAAAGCTCACCCGGCTTCTCCTCTATCCCAAACATTCCGCCGGGAGCGTGATGACATCGAACTTTCTTCTGGTGCGCGCGGAGATGACGGTAGAAGAGGCGCTGGCGAGTCTGCGGGCCCAGCCGGAGGTGAAAGGGGTTTTTTATATCTACGTCGTTGACGACGCGAACCGTTTGACCGGCGTCCTTTCGCTTCGCAATCTGGTGCTGGCCGCTCCACGGACGAAAATCCGCGAAATCATGGACCCCGAAGTGCAGGCCGTGAGCGCCACGGACGACCAGGAAAAGGGGGCGCAGATCGTGGCGCAATACAACCTTTTGGCGGTGCCGGTAGTGAGCGAAACGCGCGAACTTTTGGGGGCTATTACCGTCGATGACGTGATCGACATTGTGGAAGAAGAAGCCACCGAGGATATATACCATCTGGCGGGCTTATCGGAGGTCGACCGGGCGGCAACCCCCGTGGCCGTCAAGGTCAAAAGGCGCCTCCCCTGGATGGTCTTGAATCTTTTTACCGCCGCGCTGGCGGCGAGCGTCGTCGGTTTTTTCCAGCATTCCATCGAAAAATTCGTCGCGCTGGCGGTCTTCATGCCCATTGTGGCCGGAATGGGGGGAAACGGGGGGACACAGAGCCTTACGGTGATCACGCGCTCCATCGCCTTGGGCGAGCTCAACTTTGTCAAAACCTGGAAGGCGGTGCTGAAAGAGGCGGCGAATGGATTGATTCTCGGGGCGGTCTGTGGTCTTTTGGTCGGGCTGACCGGCTATTTTTGGAAGGGAAATTATTATCTCGGAGCGGTGTTGTTTTTGGCGATGATGCTTAACCTGCTGATGGGGGGATTGGCCGGGGCGCTGATTCCTCTTTCTTTCCGCGCCTTGAAACTCGATCCGGCCATCGGCACCAGCGTTCTGGTCACGATGTGCACCGATATTTTTGGATTTTTGTCCTTCCTCGGTCTGGCGACGATTCTCTTGAACTACCTTGTCTGATCCGGTGGAACCTGGAGGGCGATTCCCCCTTGACTTTGCATTGGCGTTTTGTTTAAAATGCCAATATGGAAAACAAGACAAAAAAAACCAACAAAACCCTTCGTCTTGATCCCGGCCTGTTAAATCAGGCAAAGAAGATCCTCGGTTATAAAACTTACACCGAGGCCATTGAAGATACACTGAAAATCGCCATCAATAATAAACGCCACGAAGACGTTCTGGCCAAATACACCGGCAAGCTCAAATCCTACCGCTCCTTCTATGAGTAAGCCCCGGCGCCTTTTTTTCGATACCTGCTATTATATCGATCTGTTTCATGGTCATATTCCCGATCCGGAAAAGTTAATTCCCGGGAGCCCGTGCCTGGTAATCGGGAACAGCATTGTACTGATGGAGCTTTATCAGGGTGTCCGAACGGAGCGCGAAAAGAAAGCGGTTCAGGATATTGAAAGATCGTTAACGCTTATAGGCCCCTCGATTCAAAATTATCTTGATGCCGGGCAACACTTGAGGATCATGACCGATAAAAAATGGCTGATCCCAAAGAGGCTCTATGAAATGCAAAATGACATCCTTTTGGCCTTGTCGGCGGTTGATCACGATTCATGGGTTGTGACTCGCAATAAGAAGGATTTTGATAAAATCAAAAACCTCGTTCCTGTAAATGTCATTTATTATGACTGATGCCCTTCAAGAAATCATAATCACCCAAAATTTTTTCTTCATTATCAACACAACCTTTTCTTTTCTCTGCCGATAACCTTCAGTGAAATCCTTGATGGTGTCAAAGTTGAACAATGAAAATATTAATGATCAATAATTTGACACATAGCGTTATTATGATTGACGGTTAGCAATTTTTTGTGTATAAGGCAGTCAGATTACTTGTACGACTTCCCGTCAGTCAAAGGTTCGAGTAATTTAACTTATTAATTTTACTCATAATTTAAGGAGGCTATCACAATGGCTATGGCTCGATATGTATCAAATGGAATGACCAAATCCCGCTCCAAAACCCCCGACCTTCCCTTTAAGGTCGGCGACATGGCGGTCTATCCCGCCCATGGAGTCGGCGAGGTGACAAGCATCGAGGCCCGCGAAATTTCCGGGTCGAAGCAGTTGTTCTATGTTCTGCAGATCCTCGACAGCGGCATGAAAATCATGGTGCCCACCGGCAACGTGAACGCCGTCGGCCTGCGTGAAATTATCTCCGAGGGAGAGGTCAGGGCGGTTTACGATATTCTGAAGGAACGCGACGTCACCATCGACAACCAGACCTGGAACCGCCGGTATCGCGAATATATGGATAAAATCAAGACCGGCTCGGTCTACGAAATCGCCGAGGTCTATCGCGATCTCTCGCTTCTCAAGTCGGAAAAAGAACTCTCGTTCGGCGAACGAAAGATGCTCGATACCGCCAAAAACCTTCTCATCAAGGAACTGGCCTTTGCCGAAGAGAGCGACGAAGACGATATCGCGGAGGCGATTGAAGAGATTTTTGAGGATTAGTCGTAAATTTAAAAATTCTTCAATAATTCAATACCTTAATCATTTTTTTGACACCGTCAAAAAAAGCGTGACTTTTTTTGACGCCCTCTGTAGAATTTAACCCGCTTCAATCACATCACACCAGAGCCATTCAAAGCAGGGGGAGAGGGAGGAATGAGTTCGGTCCATCAACTGCGGGCCCCGTTTAAGGCCAGGCAGAAGCGGATCGCCAAAACGCCGGAGCGAACCTCTGTCTCCCTCCAAAAGATTCTCTGCGACCAGGAGAAAAAAATCGGCGAATTGAAAACGCTGGTGGAGACGATCTCCCGCGGGAAATACATGTGGGAGTCGACCTTCGACGCCATCACCGATCCGGTGATGATCGTCTCCCGCGGCTATGTCATCCAGCGCGTCAACCGCGCGGCGGCCAAAGAGGCCAAAATGGATGTGCGTGATCTGATCGGAAAAACATGTTATGAAGATCTGGCCGGCCTCTCTTCCCCCTGCCGGGGTTGTCCCTTAAATCTCACTCTTAAGGAGCGTTCGTCCCATTCGTTCACCCTCGATCCCTTTGTCAAAAGCGGCAGGCAACACCATGTCAACGCCTATCCAACCCCCGCGGGGGAGGATCAGGTTGTCCTGCACTATCGCGACGTGACGGAGGAAAAGGAGCTGGAACGCCAGCTGGTTCACAGCGAAAAGATGGCGGCCCTCGGAATGTTGGCGGGAGGGGTGGCCCACGAAATCAACAATCCGCTGGGGGGAATCCTTGCCTTTGTCCAGCTGATCCGGCGCCAGCTTGGAGTCGGTCATGCCGCCTCGGGCGATTTGAAGGAGATCGAGGAATCCGCTCTCCGTTGCAAACAGATTGTCGAAGACCTCCTTGATTTTTCGCGCCAGCAAAAAGACGACGGGAAAGGCGCTGTTTCACTCTCCGAGTGCCTTCAAAAAATCATGCCGCTCATCCGCATGCAGGCCAGGGCAAACCGCATCGAGATTGTCGAAGAATTTGAAGAAGGGCGCGGACGCGTCCTGGGGAGTTTTCACAAACTCCAGCAGGTTTTTTTGAATTTGATCACCAACGCCTATCACGCCATGCCGCGCGGTGGAAGGCTTGCGCTTAAAACCGGCTCTGCGGAGGGCCAAGTCCATGCCGAAATTTCCGATACCGGCGAGGGGATTCCGCCGGAACACCTCGACCGGATTTTCGACCCCTATTTCACGACCAAAAAACGGGGAGAGGGGACGGGTCTCGGGTTGTCTATTTCCTACGGGATCGTGCGGGATCACTCGGGGACGATTTCCGTGAAGAGCGCGCCGGGCAAAGGGACGACCTTTACGGTGTCGTTTCCGGAGATGTCAGAGGAAAAAAAGGAATGAATCCGGACGGGGTATCTCTGTTCCGTTGGCGTCAGCTCGCTCAACTTGAACAGTCTTTGGAACTTGAGCTTGGATTGTCCCGAAGGCAATGATCCGTTGTGTTTTCGGTTCACCCACGCTTCCGCTGACTGCCAGACGTCACAGAGTTACCCCGTCCGGAAGCGGGCTGACGCCGGCAGAACTTAAGCTCCCCATCCGGGGGGTTAACAAAGGAGGGACTAAACCATGAGAGGACGAATCTTGGTAGTGGATGACGAGGCGGTTATCGTGAAGGCGCTGGTCAAGTTTCTGGATCAGGAGGGCTTTGACGTCGATTCGGCGGGGGACGGCCCGGAGGCGGTGGAAAAATGCAAGGAAAAACATTTTGACCTCCTTCTCACCGATTTAAGCATGCCGAAGGTCGACGGCATCGAGCTGATCCGGGAGGTGAAATCGCTCATCCCCAGCATCTCCTGCATCGTCATGACGGCGTTCGGGTCGATTGCCAGCGCGGTGGAGGCGATGAAGGCGGGGGCCTTTCACTACATCACCAAGCCGTTCGAACTGGAGGATGTGGCGCTGATCATCGACAAGGCGCTGGAACATGCAAGGCTCAAGGAACAGAACATGATCCTTCGGCGGCAGATCAGCACCAAATACGGCTTTGAAAGCATCATCGGCGCGAGCGACGAGTTGAGCGAGGTGTTAAACCTCGTCTCCCGCGTGGCCGACACCGATTCAACCGTTCTTATCCTGGGGGAATCGGGAACGGGGAAGGAATTGATCGCCCGGGCCGTCCATTACAACAGCCGGCGCGCCGACCGGCCGCTGGTCCCCGTCAACTGCGGGGCCATTCCCGAAAGCCTCCTCGAATCGGAGCTCTTCGGCCATGTGAAGGGGTCGTTCACCGGCGCCATCAACTCAAAAAGGGGGCGATTCGAGCTGGCCAACGGCGGCACCATTTTTCTCGATGAGATCGGCGACATGAGTCTGCGTCTGCAGGTGAAGATTTTGCGCGTCCTTCAGGAGCGGAAGTTCGAACCGGTGGGATCCACGAAGACGATGGAGGTGGATGTTCGGATCATCACCGCCACCAACCAGAACCTCGAAAAACTGGTGGAAAAGGGGGAGTTCCGGGAGGATCTCTACTACCGGTTGAACGTCATTCCGATTGTCATCCCCCCCTTAAGAAACCGGGTCTGCGACATTCCCATTCTGGCCGAGCATTTTTTGAAGATTTACTCGGAGGCGAACGAACTTCCGCCGCCGCGCCTCTCCGCCGACGCCATGAGCCTCTTTATGAATTACCGCTGGTCCGGCAACGTGCGCGAGCTGGAAAACACGATCGAGCGGCTCGTTGTCCTGCACCCCGCCCAAGAGATCGCCGTTTCCGATCTTCCCGAAAAATTTTTGGAGGCCTCGGACACGATTATCCGGCACGCCTCGTTTCACATCCCCGAGTCGGGCATCTCGCTTAAAAACGTGGTGGACGATTTTGAGAACAATCTGATCCTCAAGGCGCTGGAAAAAACAGGGTGGAACAAAAACAAGGCGGCCCATCTTTTAAAACTCAATCGCACGACACTGGTGGAAAAAATCAAGAAGAAAAATCTGGACAAAGCCCTGGAGTAGACGTCTGAATGATCCCACAAAAACACTACAGTTGCCTCTTTATCGATGACGACCGTGATATCCTGCGCACTCTGGAGAAGATCGCGCGCGAAAACAAATGGAGCTTTCTCTCCTTTGCGGACGGCAACGCCGCGCTGGAGGCGCTCGACCATTCCCTCTTCGACGCGGTGGTGGTGGAGTTTTCGCTCCCGGGGTTTTCCGGCCTGCAGATCCTCGAATGGCTTAAAACCCGTCCGCATCAGCCGGAGGTGATCATCGTCACCGCAAAGGCCTCCGTGGACTCCGCCGTGAAGGCCCTCAAGCTGGGGGCGTTCGATTATCTCACCAAGCCGTTCGAAACGGTGGAAAAGGTTGCTTTTTGCCTGCGCCATGCCCTCGAAAAACACGAGCTCTTAAAAAAGATGCAGCAATTCCAGGGGCCAGGGGTCCTACCAGGACCGGGGGCCCTGCCGGGGGCGGGGACGCCCGAAGAATTCGAAAACATCATCGGCAAGAGCGCCAAGATGCAGGCAATCTACGAGATGATCCGGCATGTGGCCGCGAGCCATTCGAACGTGTTGATTCAGGGGGAATCGGGGACCGGTAAGGAGTTGGTGGCGCGGATCATCCATAAAAACGGCCCCCGCGCCTTGAAGCCTTTTGTCGTCATCAACTGCTCTGCGATGCCCGAGACCCTTCTTGAATCGGAGCTCTTCGGCTACGACAGGGGTTCGTTTACCGGCGCCGTCGCGGACAAGATGGGCCTTTTCGAGGTGGCCGACGGCGGGACGGTCTTTCTGGATGAAATCGGCGAGGTGCCTCCGTCGGTGCAGGTGAAGCTCTTGCGGGTCCTGCAGGAAGGGGAGATCCGGCCGATCGGCGCCACCGAAGCGCGCATTGTGGATGTCCGCGTGATTGCCGCCTCCAACAAGGATCTTCTGGGTGAGACCCGCACGGGCAAGTTTCGTGAGGATCTTTATTACCGCCTGAACGTCATCGGCATATCCCTTCCTCCGCTTCGGGAAAGATCCGAAGATGTCCCGCCGCTGGCCTATTATTTTCTGAAAAATTTCAGCCGGAAGATGGGCAAGGAGGCGGGCAAATTCTCCCTTGATGTCCTTCAGGCCTTCCAGAGTTATCCCTGGCCCGGCAACGTGCGCGAACTGGAAAATGTGATCGAGCGGGCGGTAGTGCTGACCGCCGGCGACACGGTGACGGCGAAGAATATTCCCCCAAAAATTCTCTCGGCCTCGTTTTACGCGCCGGATAACCGCGAGGGGGATTTGTCGCAGTTGAAATACCGCGAGGCGAAGAAAAGGGCATTGAATATTTTCAACCGGTCTTATATCATCGCCCTGCTCGAGAAAAACGGGGGAAACATCACCGCCGCGTCCGAAAAAGCGGGAATGGACCGGAGCAATTTTAAAAAGATCATCCGGAAGTACCGGGTTGAAGCGAAAGCGTGAGTGCTTGAGTCTTGCCTTGTCCTTCCGGATGGGGGTTTCTGTTCCGCCGGCGTCAGCTCGCTCAAGTTGAATCATCCTTTGCAACTTGAGCTTGGATTGTTTGGTGGACAATGATAAGTTATCTCATCGTTTCATCTACGCTTCCGCTGACTGCCGGACGTCACAGATCCCCCCATCCGGAAGTTGCAGAAGAGGCGGAACTGAAGGGATGCTTGTAGAGCTTAATGCCTGAAAAATCAAAAAAAGGGTCCGCCGAAAAATCATCGATCCTCGTTGCCGGAAACTGGAAAGACGGCATTGAGGAGGCAAAGGGAATTTTAAAGCCCGAAAACTACCGCCTCGAAGTCCATTCCTCTACCGATATCCGCTCCGCGCTGAACGGCCATGATTTCGGTCTGGTCATTCTGGCGCTGGAAGGCAAAAGCATCGAGGAGCAAAAACCGAGGATCGCCGAAATCAAGGCCACAGACGACGAGCGGCCGCTCATTGTCGTTTCCGACAACAAAAACTGGGAGCCGGCGGTGGGTCTTTTGAAAACGGGGGTCAACGATTATCTGGCCTCTCCCCTTTCGAAGGAAAAGCTCCGCCGGTCGGCGGCGCACCACTTGAAGCTCTTCGATCTGACCCGCCGCGTTTTTCTTTTGGACAAGCGGGACCCCCTGTCATCCCCCTTTGAGGGGATGGTGGGGAAGAGCGGGCAGATGCAGGAAAATTTCAGGATGATCGAGGCGGTGGCCAAGTCGAACGCCACGGTTCTCCTGACCGGCGAATCGGGAACGGGGAAGGAGTTGGTGGCCAAGGCCGTCCATCGCCGGTCCGACCGCTCCTCCAACCGCTTTGTCGATTTGAACTGCGGCGCCATCCCGCGCGATCTTCTCGAAAACGAGCTCTTCGGCCATGAAAAGGGGGCCTTCACCGGCGCCCATCGGCGCTACAACGGGAG
It contains:
- the mgtE gene encoding magnesium transporter, with protein sequence MLRRLLQTGTEGEIAHAAEKIHPADISLLFSELGDTETRRLINSLCLIAKAGQTLRELPEFMLPDILEQIEDQKLAAILSRLDPSEAFFFFEHLPEARGKNLLEFLPEPQKEKLTRLLLYPKHSAGSVMTSNFLLVRAEMTVEEALASLRAQPEVKGVFYIYVVDDANRLTGVLSLRNLVLAAPRTKIREIMDPEVQAVSATDDQEKGAQIVAQYNLLAVPVVSETRELLGAITVDDVIDIVEEEATEDIYHLAGLSEVDRAATPVAVKVKRRLPWMVLNLFTAALAASVVGFFQHSIEKFVALAVFMPIVAGMGGNGGTQSLTVITRSIALGELNFVKTWKAVLKEAANGLILGAVCGLLVGLTGYFWKGNYYLGAVLFLAMMLNLLMGGLAGALIPLSFRALKLDPAIGTSVLVTMCTDIFGFLSFLGLATILLNYLV
- a CDS encoding CarD family transcriptional regulator — translated: MTKSRSKTPDLPFKVGDMAVYPAHGVGEVTSIEAREISGSKQLFYVLQILDSGMKIMVPTGNVNAVGLREIISEGEVRAVYDILKERDVTIDNQTWNRRYREYMDKIKTGSVYEIAEVYRDLSLLKSEKELSFGERKMLDTAKNLLIKELAFAEESDEDDIAEAIEEIFED
- a CDS encoding PAS domain-containing protein, with the translated sequence MSSVHQLRAPFKARQKRIAKTPERTSVSLQKILCDQEKKIGELKTLVETISRGKYMWESTFDAITDPVMIVSRGYVIQRVNRAAAKEAKMDVRDLIGKTCYEDLAGLSSPCRGCPLNLTLKERSSHSFTLDPFVKSGRQHHVNAYPTPAGEDQVVLHYRDVTEEKELERQLVHSEKMAALGMLAGGVAHEINNPLGGILAFVQLIRRQLGVGHAASGDLKEIEESALRCKQIVEDLLDFSRQQKDDGKGAVSLSECLQKIMPLIRMQARANRIEIVEEFEEGRGRVLGSFHKLQQVFLNLITNAYHAMPRGGRLALKTGSAEGQVHAEISDTGEGIPPEHLDRIFDPYFTTKKRGEGTGLGLSISYGIVRDHSGTISVKSAPGKGTTFTVSFPEMSEEKKE
- a CDS encoding sigma-54-dependent Fis family transcriptional regulator codes for the protein MRGRILVVDDEAVIVKALVKFLDQEGFDVDSAGDGPEAVEKCKEKHFDLLLTDLSMPKVDGIELIREVKSLIPSISCIVMTAFGSIASAVEAMKAGAFHYITKPFELEDVALIIDKALEHARLKEQNMILRRQISTKYGFESIIGASDELSEVLNLVSRVADTDSTVLILGESGTGKELIARAVHYNSRRADRPLVPVNCGAIPESLLESELFGHVKGSFTGAINSKRGRFELANGGTIFLDEIGDMSLRLQVKILRVLQERKFEPVGSTKTMEVDVRIITATNQNLEKLVEKGEFREDLYYRLNVIPIVIPPLRNRVCDIPILAEHFLKIYSEANELPPPRLSADAMSLFMNYRWSGNVRELENTIERLVVLHPAQEIAVSDLPEKFLEASDTIIRHASFHIPESGISLKNVVDDFENNLILKALEKTGWNKNKAAHLLKLNRTTLVEKIKKKNLDKALE
- a CDS encoding sigma-54-dependent Fis family transcriptional regulator; the protein is MIPQKHYSCLFIDDDRDILRTLEKIARENKWSFLSFADGNAALEALDHSLFDAVVVEFSLPGFSGLQILEWLKTRPHQPEVIIVTAKASVDSAVKALKLGAFDYLTKPFETVEKVAFCLRHALEKHELLKKMQQFQGPGVLPGPGALPGAGTPEEFENIIGKSAKMQAIYEMIRHVAASHSNVLIQGESGTGKELVARIIHKNGPRALKPFVVINCSAMPETLLESELFGYDRGSFTGAVADKMGLFEVADGGTVFLDEIGEVPPSVQVKLLRVLQEGEIRPIGATEARIVDVRVIAASNKDLLGETRTGKFREDLYYRLNVIGISLPPLRERSEDVPPLAYYFLKNFSRKMGKEAGKFSLDVLQAFQSYPWPGNVRELENVIERAVVLTAGDTVTAKNIPPKILSASFYAPDNREGDLSQLKYREAKKRALNIFNRSYIIALLEKNGGNITAASEKAGMDRSNFKKIIRKYRVEAKA
- a CDS encoding sigma-54-dependent Fis family transcriptional regulator, whose protein sequence is MPEKSKKGSAEKSSILVAGNWKDGIEEAKGILKPENYRLEVHSSTDIRSALNGHDFGLVILALEGKSIEEQKPRIAEIKATDDERPLIVVSDNKNWEPAVGLLKTGVNDYLASPLSKEKLRRSAAHHLKLFDLTRRVFLLDKRDPLSSPFEGMVGKSGQMQENFRMIEAVAKSNATVLLTGESGTGKELVAKAVHRRSDRSSNRFVDLNCGAIPRDLLENELFGHEKGAFTGAHRRYNGSFEAAHRGTLFLDEISEMDPLLQVKLLRVLQERSFMRIGGNEKIEVDVRIIAATNRNLHDEIQKGRFREDLFYRLNVVNISIPSLRERREDIPFLARHFLEYYSARNNRIFLDFAVDAMEALINYEWPGNVRELENTIERVVVLHNASQVKLKFLPKQIQRVNRTIAYSEAVGGISDEGRVVPLEALERQAIQIALMQYRGNVALAAKKLRIGQATLYRKVKKYQLEEA